The following is a genomic window from Cygnus olor isolate bCygOlo1 chromosome 11, bCygOlo1.pri.v2, whole genome shotgun sequence.
ACTTCATGTgtgctgaaaagaaagagactGGTATGAAAGTTGTCCTAATAGGCATGAAACCTCCAAAGAAAAAGGTTCCTAAAGACAAGAACCATGATGAGGACACCAGCAAGAATTTTAAGAAGGTTAAATCTCTTAACAAGAGAGTTGAGGAACTTCAGTTTGTTGGTGATGAATCTTCAGCAAATAGCTCTTCTGACCCAGAGAGTAATCCTGCATCACCACTGTCAGGACGTAAAAGTACTGCAACAAGTACTACAAATAAGTTGAGTCCTGTCATTCACCCAAACAACCATTTGAGTCCTAATGTGTCACCCAGATCAAGTCCTTGGAATAGTCCATCTTCTCTAAGAAAAGTAACCAAAAAGTCGCCGCTGGCTGAAGACAGCAAACTTAATCCAAGTACTAGCCCTGAAATTCCAAGGAAATGTACAGATTATTCTTCAGATAGCAGTATCACTCCATCTGGTAGCCCCTGGGTACAGCGAAGAAAAGCTCAAACTGTAACGCAAGAGAAGAGTCCAGGCACTAGCCCCATGTTAGCTcggaaaatacaaaatgcagatGGTCTACCTGTAGGGGTGCTGCGGCTGCCTAAAGGTCCTGATGGCACTAAAGGATTCCATAGCGGatgtgaaagaaggaaagccATGAAGAATGaataaatctttatttcagaataattccACAAGTAAGCCAATTGCTTTTGTTCAAGCCTGGTGAAAGACTGTCACTTGAGTGACTGAGTTAagtcagtatttaatttttaaatattttatatttatacgGAGACTTTATCATTTGtacatttgtattttcacttcACGGAATAGTTGATGTTGGAAGGCATCTCTGGAGACCGTCCAGTGCACCCCTCCTGCTGAAGCACAGTCAGCTACAGCAGGTCAGTTAGCACCatgtccagttgggttttgaatatctatAAGGATAGAGACTCcccaacctctctgggcaacttgttccagtgttcaAACACccacacaataaaaaaaaacatttccttatgTTCAGGTAGAATTTctgatgtttcagtttttaccccttttccttttactaGGCgacactgagaagagcctggctaCATCTTCTTTATTCCTTCCCATCAGATACTGATGATACAAATATACTGATGAGATCCACCCTGAGCCTTCTCCAAtctaaacagccccagctctctccccCTCCAATATGAGGgatgctccaatcccttaatcatcttaTACACTTAACCTAATACAGTACCCTTATCCACATTATTTCTATTAGTGTGAAATGGCTAAACACTGAAACAGGCATCTAAAATCATTAATATAATTACACTATTTGCAAACCGGAGGAGCAGGATGTAAATGCTTACTGTATAGCCGTTGTATTATGATAAGCTGTCATATGTTACCAGTCAAATCATAAGGAACGTAAGTTTTGAAGACTTTCTGAGTTTGTctcaaaagaaacagagaaacatgcTACAATGAGCAGTTGCTCTCTGCTTGCATATCTCCCCAGAGAGTTGTTTAATAGGaccaaaatgtttattttcctgtgatgtGAGTAAAGACTCTGAGCATTGAAGACTGTTCTGTGTTATCTCATATAATCAGATGGAAATAAACTAAATATTAACTCAGTCTAAATCTACTTCTTCTACTTCAAAAATAAGCTGAGCTGATCTATACCATATGAAATCCTAGAAATAGTTTCTCAGAATTTACACTGCATTCACTAAGTAGTGTTTGCTGCCCTATTACTTAAGTGGTGATATTTCAGTCTATGTCAGTCATTGTTATGCAATACTGTACCACTAAAACAGCGTTATCTCACTAAACACTGGTTATTTCACCTAACTCTGGATTTAACAAGTAGGCTTGGCAAGAAatgcttaaattaaaattactattATTCTATCTGGAGCCAAAGCAGATTCCTCTGCAGTTTTAGTTCAAAAAGttacacttctgaaaaatagcCCAGTGATAGTAAGAAAGTAAGGTTTTAGTTTCTGATGTATAACTTGTGCACTGTGCATGACAAAGGTCTAATCCAATGGCAATTCTTCATTCCAAACCTCAATATCCTTTCCAACTTGGATTTCTGCTCTAAGCATGTTCTGCAGTGTCAATAATTGTAGTAACACACAGAAATCTATGTACAGAATTCCATCAATTCTGCATATAATTCTGTAGCCACCCAAATACATTTCCGttcttttcccttcacttcACAGAACAGAATCCTCCGAGTTGTTTCCTGACTTCCATTACTGGCAGAGACATTATAAATACTGTTGTATAcaagagtttctttttctttttttttggcctttgtcttgtttgtttaaattaacaC
Proteins encoded in this region:
- the LARP6 gene encoding la-related protein 6 isoform X3 codes for the protein MQWTELQRLYHKTGGGEHDDDFDQNWKPPDNDLIQKLIAQIEYYFSDENLEKDAFLLKHVRRNKMGYVSVKLLTSFKKVKHLTRDWRTTAYALKYSETLELNDDNRKVRRNTPVPVFPGENLPTRMLLVYDIHMISELQGLNKQQENGCMQEKVMEHLLKAFVTFGVISSVRIIKPGRDLPPDIRRFSSQYTQVGTQVCAVIEFEEVDAAVRAHDFMCAEKKETGMKVVLIGMKPPKKKVPKDKNHDEDTSKNFKKVKSLNKRVEELQFVGDESSANSSSDPESNPASPLSGRKSTATSTTNKLSPVIHPNNHLSPNVSPRSSPWNSPSSLRKVTKKSPLAEDSKLNPSTSPEIPRKCTDYSSDSSITPSGSPWVQRRKAQTVTQEKSPGTSPMLARKIQNADGLPVGVLRLPKGPDGTKGFHSGCERRKAMKNE
- the LARP6 gene encoding la-related protein 6 isoform X4 produces the protein MFRPDSVLTLGGEHDDDFDQNWKPPDNDLIQKLIAQIEYYFSDENLEKDAFLLKHVRRNKMGYVSVKLLTSFKKVKHLTRDWRTTAYALKYSETLELNDDNRKVRRNTPVPVFPGENLPTRMLLVYDIHMISELQGLNKQQENGCMQEKVMEHLLKAFVTFGVISSVRIIKPGRDLPPDIRRFSSQYTQVGTQVCAVIEFEEVDAAVRAHDFMCAEKKETGMKVVLIGMKPPKKKVPKDKNHDEDTSKNFKKVKSLNKRVEELQFVGDESSANSSSDPESNPASPLSGRKSTATSTTNKLSPVIHPNNHLSPNVSPRSSPWNSPSSLRKVTKKSPLAEDSKLNPSTSPEIPRKCTDYSSDSSITPSGSPWVQRRKAQTVTQEKSPGTSPMLARKIQNADGLPVGVLRLPKGPDGTKGFHSGCERRKAMKNE
- the LARP6 gene encoding la-related protein 6 isoform X5, with amino-acid sequence MGYVSVKLLTSFKKVKHLTRDWRTTAYALKYSETLELNDDNRKVRRNTPVPVFPGENLPTRMLLVYDIHMISELQGLNKQQENGCMQEKVMEHLLKAFVTFGVISSVRIIKPGRDLPPDIRRFSSQYTQVGTQVCAVIEFEEVDAAVRAHDFMCAEKKETGMKVVLIGMKPPKKKVPKDKNHDEDTSKNFKKVKSLNKRVEELQFVGDESSANSSSDPESNPASPLSGRKSTATSTTNKLSPVIHPNNHLSPNVSPRSSPWNSPSSLRKVTKKSPLAEDSKLNPSTSPEIPRKCTDYSSDSSITPSGSPWVQRRKAQTVTQEKSPGTSPMLARKIQNADGLPVGVLRLPKGPDGTKGFHSGCERRKAMKNE